GCCACCGCTTCTTCCTCGGCTACGTCGACTTCGAGAAGGGTCCGCTCTTCCTCCGCGTCGGCCGCCAGATCCTCGCCTGGGGCGAGACCGACGTGTTCCGGCTGCTCGACAACATCAACCCGCTCGACGACTCCTTCGGCGGCTTCTTCATCGCGCTCGACGAGCGGCGGCTGCCGCTCGACATGGCGCGCGCGAGCTATCACCTGGGCTCGCTCGGGCCGCTCCACGACGCCTTCCTCGAGGGCTTCGCGGCCTTCGGCAACCGCGTCGCAACCGTGCCCGGCATCCCGCAGGGCTCGCCGTGGGAGCCGGGCGGCCTCGGCTTCCCACTCCCCAACCTGCGCATGGTCCCCACCGTCCCCGACCGCAGCGAGGTGCGCGGCGGGGCGCGCCTCGTGTTCAGCAGCGGGGACGTCACCTACACGCTCGCGCACTATTACACCTACCTCGACGTGCCCGGCATCCGCTTCCGGCTGCCCGGGGCCGTGCAGCTGCCCGGCGAGCCGGTGCCCACCAACGTCGCGCGCTTCGGCAACGAGATCCAGGCGATCGAGCGCTTCCCGCGCGTGCCGATCAGCGGCGCCTCGCTCACCTTCCCGATCCCGTCGTGGTACAGCGTGGTGCGCTCCGAGGCGGCCTACTTCCAGGGCGAGCCCATGAACCGCCAGGGGCGGGGATCGACCGCCGATTCGACCGGCACACCGGGCTCGGCCGCGGCCCGCCGCCTCCGGCAGGAGAACAACACCGAGGGCGGCCTCGATCCCTTCCTCTACCCCGGCTTCCTCGACTTGACGCGCAGGGGACCGGTGCAGGGCAGCGTGCTCCAGCGCGACACCTTCAACTTCGCCGCCGGCCTCGACGTGAACCGCTTCGTCCGCTGGCTCAACCCCTCGCAGACGATCTTCATAACCACGCAGTTCTTCTACAAGCACGTCTTCGACTCGCCGGGCGATCTCGTGCTGCCCGTCTCCTTCCGCCTGGCCCCCGTGGACAAGACCATACCCGTCATCGGTAACAGCTGTGGCCCGCCGAGCGCGCGGCGCGCCTGCCGCCTCGAGCCCCGCCTCTTCCACCTCGACGACGACCGCTTCCTGCACACGCTCCTGGTCACCACGTCCTACGATGGAGGCCGCATCGTCCCGTCGTACGGCATGTTCTACGACTGGCAGGGCGCCTTCGTGTTCCAGCCGGGCGTGGCGTATGTGCGCGACCCCTTTCGATTCATCACTGACTACACGCGGGTCGAGGCCGCGCCCACCGGCCAGTTCGGCGCCGTCCGCGACCGCGACAACGTGCGCTTCCAGGTCGAGTACGTTTTCTAGCGGTTGACCGGGAAACGTTGCCCGGCTATCGCCCGAGTGAATGCTCGTTCACTCCAAGCGGCCGGACATCGAGCGCGCCGCGCTCCGGCTGTTCGTGACGCGCGGCGTCCGCGGCACGACGGTACGGGACATCGCGGCCGGCGCCGGGGTGGCCGAGGGCACGCTCTACCGCCACTGGCGGAGCAAGCGCGACCTCGCCCGCACGCTCTTCCGCACCTCGGCGGCGGCGCTGGCGGACGACGTGCGGCGCGCGGCGGAGACCGAGACGACGGCGCGCGCCAAGCTGGCCGCGGCCCTGCACGCGCTCTTCCGCGCCGCGCGCCACGAGACCTTCCTCTACGAGCTGCTCATCCTGCCGCCCAGCCGGGACACGCAGGATTTCGTGGCGGACGCCGACAGCCCGGCCAGGGTGCTGGCCGCGATCGTCAGCGAGGGCCAGCAGCGGCACGAGTTCGGGGGGATTGACCCGCGCCTGGCCGCCGAGTGCATCATGGGCGCGGTGAACCGCGTCACCATCTATCGGCGCCTCGGCATGCTCCCAGGCCGGCTCGCGCAGTACGAGCACGAGCTGGTGGGAGCCCTCCTCGCGGGCCTCGCCCCGTCCCGCCGCCGGAGGGACACGGCGTGAGCGGCGGGGCGCTCGCCCGCGCGCCCCTCGTTCTGGTGCTCCTCGCCGCTGCGGCGGGCGCCACGCCGGTCACCCTGCGCGAGATCCGCCAGGGCCTGTTCGCTGCCTGCTTCGCGACCGACCGCGACGGCTGGATGGTGGGAGAGCTCGGCCGTATCTTTCACACCACGGACGGCGGCGACACGTGGGAGCGGCAGGACGCGGGCACCAAGCGCCCGTTCCTCACCGTCTCGTGTCTCGACGCGCGCACCGCGTGGACCGCCGGCAAAGAGGGCATCGTCTACGGCACGACGGACGGCGGCGTCACCTGGAGCGAGGCGAAGACGGGCTCGTCGCGTCACGTCTTCAGCATCCGGTTCGCCAACCGCACGCGCGCCCACGGCGCCGGCGACTTCGGCACGATGATCCACACCGAGGACGGCGGCCGCACCTGGACCGTGGCACGCCTCCCGCCCGAGGTGGAGCTGCCCGCGAGCGCGCTCGACACCGGCGTCGATCCGGGCGACGTGAACCTCTACGCGGTCTCGTACGCCGACCCGGACCACGTCTGGGTGGTGGGCGAGTTCGGCACCATCGTGGCGAGCGACGACGGCGGCCGGACGTTTCACCAGCAGCACGCCGCGGTCGAGTCGACGCTCTTCGGCGTGCACTTCGCCGACACGCGGCGGGGCTGGGCGGTCGGCATCGACGGGGTGATCCTGCGCACGGAAGACGGGGGGGCGGGCTGGAGCGCGCAGCGGTCTCCGATCGCACAGCGCGCGTACTACGACGTGGTGGTGCAGAGGCAGCAGGGCTGGATCGTGGGCGACGCCGGTACGGTCCTCGCGTCGACCGACGGCGGCGCCACCTGGGCGCTCGAGCCGCTGCCCATCCAGCTCGCCGCCAACTGGATCCGTGCGCTCGCTCTCGCGCCGGG
This Deltaproteobacteria bacterium DNA region includes the following protein-coding sequences:
- a CDS encoding TetR/AcrR family transcriptional regulator, whose protein sequence is MLVHSKRPDIERAALRLFVTRGVRGTTVRDIAAGAGVAEGTLYRHWRSKRDLARTLFRTSAAALADDVRRAAETETTARAKLAAALHALFRAARHETFLYELLILPPSRDTQDFVADADSPARVLAAIVSEGQQRHEFGGIDPRLAAECIMGAVNRVTIYRRLGMLPGRLAQYEHELVGALLAGLAPSRRRRDTA